In Bacteroidota bacterium, a single genomic region encodes these proteins:
- a CDS encoding SulP family inorganic anion transporter: MKRTLKYYRLIWLKHDLPAGLSVFLVALPLCLGIALASGAPLNAGLLSGIIGGVVVSLISKSQLAVSGPAAGLTTLVGASIISLGDFRIFLLAVMIAGAFQVLLGVLKLGAIANYFPSAVIKGMLAAIGIILISKQIPLALGYDQPDFWTSGFMQLFYSKNFLGNFRDFNHHITRGAIFITVFSLLILIALQQTFAKKLKVIPAPLLVVLIGIFANFFFTHALSSYSLRQTQLVNIPANIFGTISFPDFSKIFSSIEIWKDGIIIGMLATLETLLCIEAVDKLDKRNRITPMNRELIAQGVGNISCGLLGAIPVTAVVVRGAANVDAGAKTKMSAFTHGLFLLLAVLLIPSFLNKIPYASLASILLVTGYNLTKPKLYKNMLSLGWKQFLPFLITIVVILTTDLLIGVSIGLLISLYFIVQNNFKAEYKITKSMNHETEFFEIKLNSNVSFLNKVNLRKALDSIPEYSVLSIDGSACNFIDYDILEIISEFQNKAHDRHIELHLKEIQKVNVTAIH; this comes from the coding sequence ATGAAGCGTACCCTAAAATATTACCGACTCATTTGGTTAAAACACGATCTACCTGCAGGATTATCGGTTTTTTTGGTTGCCCTGCCGCTTTGTTTAGGAATTGCACTTGCATCGGGAGCTCCCTTAAATGCAGGACTTTTATCCGGAATAATTGGGGGCGTGGTAGTATCCCTAATTAGTAAATCTCAATTGGCCGTGTCGGGCCCCGCTGCCGGATTAACAACTTTAGTAGGTGCATCTATAATATCCTTAGGAGATTTCCGAATTTTTCTTTTGGCAGTCATGATTGCTGGTGCTTTCCAAGTGCTGCTTGGAGTGCTTAAATTAGGAGCAATTGCCAATTACTTTCCCAGTGCGGTAATAAAGGGCATGCTTGCGGCAATCGGCATTATTTTAATCTCAAAACAAATACCCTTAGCATTGGGTTATGACCAACCTGATTTTTGGACCAGTGGATTTATGCAGTTATTTTATTCAAAAAACTTTCTTGGAAATTTTCGCGATTTTAATCATCACATCACCAGAGGAGCTATTTTCATTACAGTTTTTTCACTGCTTATTCTGATAGCACTTCAACAAACTTTTGCAAAAAAGCTTAAAGTAATACCCGCGCCGCTATTAGTAGTACTGATTGGAATATTTGCAAACTTCTTTTTCACGCATGCACTCTCCTCTTACTCCTTGCGCCAAACGCAATTGGTTAATATACCGGCCAACATTTTTGGCACCATCTCCTTTCCTGATTTCTCCAAAATATTTAGTTCAATTGAAATTTGGAAAGACGGAATAATTATTGGCATGTTGGCTACTTTGGAAACCTTGCTTTGTATTGAAGCAGTTGATAAATTAGATAAACGCAATCGAATTACGCCTATGAACAGGGAACTCATTGCACAGGGCGTAGGAAATATTAGTTGTGGCCTCTTAGGAGCCATTCCGGTAACCGCAGTAGTGGTGAGGGGTGCAGCAAACGTAGATGCAGGGGCCAAAACCAAAATGTCGGCATTTACACATGGGCTTTTTTTATTGCTTGCCGTTTTGCTTATTCCCTCCTTTTTAAATAAAATACCTTATGCCTCGCTTGCATCAATATTACTGGTAACGGGTTATAACCTCACAAAACCAAAACTTTACAAAAACATGTTAAGCTTAGGTTGGAAACAATTTCTTCCCTTCCTTATTACTATAGTCGTAATCCTTACAACCGATTTACTAATTGGAGTGAGCATTGGGCTTTTGATATCGCTCTATTTTATTGTGCAAAACAATTTTAAAGCTGAGTATAAAATCACGAAGTCGATGAACCATGAAACAGAATTTTTTGAAATCAAATTGAACAGCAACGTAAGTTTCCTCAACAAAGTAAATCTCAGAAAAGCGCTCGACAGCATTCCCGAATACAGTGTACTTTCGATTGATGGAAGTGCATGTAATTTTATCGATTACGACATTTTAGAAATCATCAGTGAGTTTCAGAACAAAGCGCATGATCGACATATTGAATTGCATTTGAAAGAAATTCAAAAAGTTAATGTAACTGCCATACATTAA
- a CDS encoding sulfite exporter TauE/SafE family protein has protein sequence MELFLAAISLGFLGSFHCVGMCGPIALALPLNKSSKSARLAGGLIYNLGRIITYSLLGGLFGLLGKSFMIAGYQQSLSIALGILILIMVFLPESAMNRFRISSEIYSLIGKLKSKFTALFQKKNYSSLFFIGLLNGLLPCGLVYLGIVGAIATGDVLNGALFMAFFGLGTAPAMLSLSLISNSISLNFRNKIRKAVPVFVVTMALLLIVRGLNLGIPYLSPQMSKTDCTQHSCCHKK, from the coding sequence ATGGAACTGTTCCTTGCAGCCATATCGCTGGGATTTTTGGGAAGCTTTCACTGTGTTGGAATGTGCGGGCCCATTGCGCTTGCTTTACCATTAAACAAAAGCTCAAAATCCGCAAGGTTAGCCGGAGGTTTAATTTATAACCTCGGTAGAATTATTACCTATTCCTTATTGGGTGGATTGTTTGGGCTATTGGGAAAATCATTTATGATTGCCGGTTATCAGCAATCGCTTTCGATAGCATTGGGAATCTTAATTTTAATTATGGTATTCCTTCCCGAAAGTGCTATGAATCGCTTTCGCATTAGCTCCGAAATTTATTCCCTGATTGGAAAACTTAAATCAAAATTCACCGCCTTGTTTCAGAAAAAAAATTACAGTTCTCTTTTTTTTATCGGCTTATTAAATGGATTGTTACCTTGTGGTTTGGTGTATCTCGGAATTGTTGGTGCCATTGCCACCGGTGATGTTTTAAATGGAGCACTTTTTATGGCCTTCTTTGGTTTGGGAACTGCACCGGCAATGCTTAGTTTATCGCTAATCAGCAACAGCATTTCATTAAATTTTAGAAACAAAATTCGCAAAGCAGTCCCTGTTTTTGTAGTAACAATGGCACTTCTGTTAATTGTTCGCGGATTGAATTTAGGAATACCCTACCTTAGCCCACAAATGAGTAAAACAGATTGTACACAACACAGTTGCTGTCATAAAAAGTAA
- a CDS encoding FixH family protein has product MNWGKRIAILYIGFVLMIVFLVLKSNHENTDLVSADYYAQELKFQDKIDGQNNMNALSGQVQCEARNKTVNLTFPQEMIGNNASGEILFYRPSDASLDLSNKLDIDAQGNQVIHNENFKRGIYRMQLKCMVNNKSYYYEQQIFMN; this is encoded by the coding sequence ATGAATTGGGGAAAAAGAATAGCCATATTATACATCGGTTTTGTGCTGATGATTGTTTTTCTGGTACTAAAATCAAATCATGAAAACACCGATTTGGTTAGTGCTGATTATTATGCCCAAGAATTAAAATTTCAGGATAAAATTGATGGTCAGAACAATATGAATGCATTAAGTGGCCAGGTGCAATGTGAAGCCAGGAACAAAACAGTAAATCTTACTTTCCCGCAGGAAATGATTGGAAACAATGCCAGCGGCGAAATTCTCTTTTACCGCCCATCAGATGCAAGCCTTGATCTTTCCAACAAACTTGATATTGATGCGCAGGGCAATCAAGTCATTCACAACGAAAATTTTAAACGAGGAATTTATCGCATGCAGTTAAAATGTATGGTGAACAATAAGTCGTATTACTACGAACAACAAATTTTTATGAATTAA
- the ccoG gene encoding cytochrome c oxidase accessory protein CcoG, whose product MEKKTPEHDESFRDSIATIGKDGKRVWIYAQKPKGKLYNLRTYASIFYLIVFFSLPFIKINGVPLFMFNILEGKFVLFTMIFWPHDFFLFGLGMMIFILFVALFTVVFGRVFCGWACPQTVFMEMVFRKVEYWIEGDASHQKSLNHGPWTREKIIKKTTKNIAFFIISFIIANTFLSYLIGVDKLFEIMNEPLQKHFGGFMSILIFTGVFYGVYVRFREQVCLVVCPYGRLQSVLLDKDSVVVAYDYVRGEQREKFHKNEVRKAGDCIDCHQCVKVCPTGIDIRNGTQLECVNCTACIDVCNHMMDSVGLPKDLIRYSSENGIAKNQKLRLTGRMIAYSIVLTVLIGIEVFLLASRSDVDATIIRARGMLYQEQPNNQISNLYNIELENKTYRDIPINLKLEDTKGEIKLIGKDLMVNAEAQSAGAFFIYLDKSTISHRKTDIKVGLYSNGKKIKTIKVSFLSPVSR is encoded by the coding sequence ATGGAAAAAAAAACACCGGAGCACGATGAATCATTTCGTGATTCCATAGCCACCATAGGCAAAGACGGAAAGCGGGTTTGGATTTATGCTCAAAAGCCAAAAGGTAAATTATACAACTTACGCACCTATGCGAGTATTTTTTACTTGATTGTATTCTTTTCATTGCCCTTCATAAAAATTAACGGAGTTCCCCTCTTCATGTTCAATATCCTGGAGGGGAAATTCGTGCTCTTCACCATGATATTTTGGCCACACGATTTTTTCCTCTTTGGCTTGGGGATGATGATTTTTATTCTTTTTGTTGCCCTGTTTACTGTGGTTTTCGGAAGGGTATTTTGCGGCTGGGCTTGTCCGCAAACAGTTTTCATGGAAATGGTTTTTCGTAAAGTGGAATATTGGATTGAGGGAGATGCCAGCCATCAAAAAAGCCTAAACCATGGTCCTTGGACTCGCGAAAAAATCATAAAGAAAACGACAAAGAATATTGCCTTTTTTATCATCTCATTTATAATTGCCAATACATTTTTGTCCTATTTAATTGGGGTAGATAAGTTGTTTGAAATAATGAACGAGCCACTGCAAAAGCATTTTGGTGGCTTTATGTCTATACTCATTTTTACAGGTGTGTTTTACGGTGTGTATGTGCGCTTTCGCGAGCAAGTTTGTTTAGTTGTTTGCCCTTACGGAAGATTGCAAAGTGTTTTGTTAGATAAGGATTCCGTAGTGGTTGCTTATGATTATGTGCGTGGTGAACAAAGAGAAAAATTCCATAAAAATGAAGTCCGAAAAGCGGGCGATTGCATCGATTGTCATCAATGTGTAAAAGTTTGTCCAACCGGCATCGATATCCGCAACGGCACTCAACTCGAATGTGTTAACTGCACTGCTTGTATTGATGTGTGCAACCACATGATGGACAGTGTAGGTTTGCCCAAAGATTTGATTCGTTATTCATCTGAAAACGGTATCGCAAAAAATCAAAAACTTCGCTTAACCGGCAGAATGATTGCCTACTCAATTGTACTAACTGTCTTGATTGGGATAGAAGTGTTTTTGTTGGCAAGCAGAAGCGATGTAGATGCCACCATAATTAGAGCAAGAGGCATGTTGTATCAGGAACAACCCAACAATCAAATTAGTAACCTTTACAACATCGAATTGGAAAATAAAACCTACCGAGACATTCCTATTAATTTAAAATTAGAAGACACAAAGGGTGAAATAAAATTGATTGGAAAGGATCTTATGGTGAATGCTGAAGCGCAATCGGCTGGGGCATTTTTTATTTACTTAGATAAATCAACTATTTCACACCGCAAGACAGATATTAAAGTTGGACTTTATTCAAACGGTAAGAAAATTAAGACCATTAAAGTAAGTTTTTTAAGTCCTGTTTCACGTTAA
- a CDS encoding c-type cytochrome, which yields MFYTLATVIVFEVIIIAALISFIRSFLGINEMKKEEAAKRVESKVYQPSIMEKLNASVPLEKEADVLLDHNYDGIQELDNNLPPWWKYGFYLTIVFAVIYLVNYHVLKTGDLQGAEYTKEVAQAAIDIAEFQKKSALSVDENTVKLLTDNESIAKGKEIYIANCVACHGKFGEGQVGPNFTDDYWIHGGKINDLFKTIKYGFPEKGMKSWKEDLSPSQISFVASYIKTLRGTNPPNQKEKQGELYIEEIAKDSSATAKISADTTKAVIDSLAMTKK from the coding sequence ATGTTTTACACACTTGCAACCGTAATTGTGTTTGAAGTTATCATCATTGCAGCTCTTATTTCTTTTATCAGAAGCTTCCTAGGAATAAATGAGATGAAGAAAGAAGAAGCTGCAAAAAGAGTTGAATCTAAAGTATACCAACCTTCCATCATGGAAAAACTCAATGCTTCCGTTCCACTCGAAAAAGAAGCCGATGTTTTGTTGGATCACAATTATGATGGTATTCAAGAATTAGATAACAATTTACCCCCTTGGTGGAAATATGGATTTTATTTAACCATTGTTTTTGCGGTTATTTATTTAGTGAATTACCATGTGCTTAAAACCGGCGATTTACAAGGAGCAGAATACACTAAAGAAGTAGCACAAGCAGCAATAGATATTGCTGAATTCCAAAAGAAATCTGCACTATCAGTTGACGAAAACACAGTGAAATTGCTAACAGATAACGAAAGCATAGCGAAAGGAAAAGAAATTTATATTGCCAATTGTGTTGCCTGTCATGGTAAATTTGGAGAAGGACAAGTTGGACCTAATTTTACAGATGATTATTGGATCCATGGCGGAAAAATCAATGATTTGTTTAAAACCATAAAATACGGGTTTCCGGAAAAAGGAATGAAATCCTGGAAAGAGGATTTATCCCCATCGCAAATTAGCTTTGTTGCTTCTTACATCAAAACATTACGTGGAACAAATCCACCAAATCAAAAAGAAAAACAAGGAGAACTTTACATTGAAGAAATTGCAAAAGACAGCAGTGCAACAGCAAAAATTAGTGCTGATACTACCAAAGCTGTAATCGATTCATTGGCGATGACGAAAAAATAA
- a CDS encoding tetratricopeptide repeat protein, producing the protein MTFNFRHYLQSILFLFLGLICSHLVHASTESYLTDSLQHQLAEEKNDSIKLNLYNALYLAVKGSNPKRALEIANQELALAQKLSIQQAIATACSNCCLANYSLGNYDAALQYGLKALKIREVLGERSAIASSLGNIGIVYAIQKQMGLALQYYQKSLALRLALNDKKGLAISYNSMGNAYQDLGNDSLALVNYENSLRLRKSLNDKIGTAQSLNNMAIVYAEQNNLNKSLDYLFQSLAIKQELNDLNGMAASYDNIGDVYAKRGAANKNNMDIDKAIAYYDKSLAIARELRLKEIIKVCCESLAAMHHLKGDNAQAYAYYKEFTLMKDSLLNESIALNETEMHTKYEAEKKEKEIALLNKDAAIAASREKNQRLIIISGILFTIILSGFMLNRYFVKERANNLLTQKNKLIDQNRSELRKQKDIIEQKNRDLTDSIDYAKNVQSLILPSEREIQKIFPDSFVSYLPKSIVSGDFYWLHQDQDQLLIAVIDCTGHGIPGAMMSFLGYNLFENVVKSQKIMSPGLVLKALNNEIFSTVSLKNENQNSKYGMDVSLISIDTKRREILFSGAHHPMYLVRKGELLEYKGDRFSLGTLYTGAEKEFTTHQVFYQKDDILFLFTDGYPDQIGGMERKKYYYGPFKELLLKIAGLPMQQQKTYLESTLHAWKGTRDQTDDVLIMGIRL; encoded by the coding sequence ATGACTTTTAATTTTAGGCACTATTTACAGTCGATTCTATTTTTGTTTTTAGGTTTGATTTGTTCTCATTTGGTGCATGCCTCAACCGAATCATATCTCACCGATAGCTTGCAACATCAACTCGCGGAAGAGAAAAACGACTCAATTAAACTAAATTTATACAATGCTTTATATCTTGCCGTAAAGGGAAGTAATCCGAAACGCGCTTTGGAAATTGCCAATCAGGAACTGGCATTGGCGCAAAAGCTCAGCATTCAACAAGCAATTGCAACAGCGTGCAGCAATTGTTGTTTAGCAAATTATAGTTTGGGAAATTACGATGCGGCGCTTCAATATGGACTAAAGGCGCTTAAAATTCGTGAAGTGCTTGGTGAAAGGTCGGCTATCGCTTCTTCTTTGGGAAATATTGGAATTGTGTATGCTATTCAAAAACAAATGGGTTTGGCATTGCAGTATTACCAAAAATCATTGGCATTGCGCCTCGCGTTAAACGATAAAAAAGGCTTGGCGATTTCATACAACAGCATGGGCAACGCGTATCAAGATTTAGGAAATGATTCACTTGCCTTAGTCAATTATGAAAACTCATTGCGCCTACGCAAATCTCTTAATGATAAAATTGGTACGGCTCAATCGCTTAATAATATGGCGATTGTGTATGCAGAGCAAAATAATTTAAACAAATCATTAGACTATCTTTTTCAATCGTTAGCTATTAAACAAGAACTGAATGATTTAAATGGGATGGCTGCATCTTACGACAACATTGGTGATGTGTATGCTAAAAGAGGCGCGGCTAACAAAAACAACATGGATATAGACAAGGCTATTGCTTATTATGATAAAAGTCTTGCTATTGCCCGCGAATTGCGCTTAAAGGAAATAATAAAAGTGTGTTGCGAATCGCTTGCCGCGATGCATCATTTGAAAGGCGATAATGCGCAAGCATATGCTTATTATAAGGAGTTTACACTTATGAAGGATTCATTGCTTAACGAAAGCATTGCCTTAAATGAAACCGAAATGCACACCAAATACGAGGCTGAAAAAAAGGAAAAGGAAATTGCATTGTTAAATAAGGATGCTGCAATTGCAGCCTCTCGTGAGAAGAATCAACGACTCATTATTATTAGCGGAATTCTTTTTACCATTATTTTATCGGGCTTTATGCTGAACCGTTATTTTGTAAAGGAAAGAGCGAATAATCTGCTTACTCAAAAAAATAAATTAATAGACCAAAATCGAAGCGAATTGCGAAAGCAAAAAGATATTATTGAGCAAAAAAACAGAGATTTAACGGATAGCATTGACTATGCAAAGAATGTGCAAAGCTTGATTTTACCGAGCGAAAGAGAAATTCAAAAAATTTTCCCCGATTCGTTTGTAAGTTATTTACCAAAGTCCATCGTGAGCGGAGATTTTTATTGGTTGCATCAGGATCAGGATCAACTTTTAATAGCAGTAATCGATTGCACCGGCCATGGTATACCGGGTGCAATGATGAGTTTTTTGGGATACAATTTATTTGAGAATGTGGTAAAGAGTCAAAAAATTATGAGTCCTGGATTGGTATTAAAAGCTTTGAATAATGAGATATTCAGCACGGTATCCTTAAAGAATGAAAATCAAAATTCAAAATATGGGATGGATGTTTCTTTGATTTCGATTGATACTAAGCGTAGAGAAATTTTGTTTTCAGGTGCGCATCATCCCATGTATCTGGTGCGCAAAGGGGAACTGCTCGAATACAAAGGCGATAGATTTTCCTTGGGTACCTTATACACGGGAGCTGAAAAGGAATTTACAACCCATCAAGTGTTTTATCAAAAAGACGATATTCTGTTTTTATTTACAGATGGATATCCGGATCAAATTGGTGGAATGGAACGAAAAAAGTATTACTATGGCCCCTTCAAGGAATTGTTGTTGAAAATTGCCGGACTGCCCATGCAACAGCAAAAAACCTATTTAGAAAGTACTTTACATGCATGGAAGGGAACACGAGATCAAACGGATGATGTGTTGATTATGGGTATTCGCCTTTAG
- the kbl gene encoding glycine C-acetyltransferase, with product MQNNFITHLQAELQAIQEAGLFKNERIIVSPQGADIKVNSGAEVINFCANNYLGLSSHPKVIDAAKKALDSHGFGMSSVRFICGTQDIHKTLEQKISSFLGTEDTILYAAAFDANGGVFEPLFGEEDAIISDALNHASIIDGVRLCKAKRYRYANSDMQDLETQLKLAQAQRFRIIVTDGVFSMDGYIAKLDEICVLAEKYNALVMVDECHASGFIGKTGRGTHEHNNVMGKIDIITGTLGKALGGAMGGFTSGKKEVIALLRQRSRPYLFSNSLAPAIVGASIAVMDLLSETTALRDKVMSNALYFREGMTKAGFDIKPGIHPITPVMLYDAKLAQTFAEKLLAEGIYVIGFFYPVVPKDLARIRVQISAAHELHHLDKAIAAFTKVGKELGVLK from the coding sequence ATGCAAAATAATTTTATCACTCACCTGCAAGCGGAACTTCAAGCTATTCAAGAAGCTGGATTATTTAAGAACGAACGCATTATTGTTAGCCCTCAAGGGGCAGATATAAAAGTTAACTCAGGAGCCGAAGTAATTAATTTTTGCGCCAACAACTACCTCGGCCTCTCTTCACATCCAAAAGTGATTGATGCTGCAAAAAAAGCATTGGATTCGCATGGGTTTGGGATGAGCAGTGTACGCTTTATATGCGGAACCCAAGACATCCACAAAACACTCGAACAAAAAATCTCCTCTTTTTTAGGAACAGAAGATACCATTCTATACGCAGCAGCTTTTGATGCAAACGGCGGCGTTTTTGAACCGCTTTTTGGAGAAGAAGATGCCATCATTTCGGATGCCCTTAATCATGCTTCCATTATTGATGGAGTGCGCTTGTGCAAAGCCAAACGTTACCGCTACGCAAACAGCGATATGCAAGACTTGGAAACACAATTAAAATTAGCGCAAGCACAACGTTTTCGCATCATTGTAACGGATGGTGTATTTAGTATGGATGGCTACATTGCAAAATTGGATGAAATTTGTGTATTGGCCGAAAAGTATAACGCCTTGGTTATGGTGGATGAATGCCATGCCTCCGGATTTATTGGTAAAACCGGAAGAGGTACCCATGAGCACAACAATGTAATGGGCAAAATTGATATTATTACCGGCACACTGGGAAAAGCACTGGGTGGTGCTATGGGTGGTTTTACTTCCGGTAAAAAAGAAGTCATTGCACTTTTGCGCCAACGCTCCCGACCTTATTTATTTTCAAATTCTTTAGCCCCGGCAATCGTAGGTGCATCTATTGCGGTGATGGATTTGCTAAGCGAAACAACTGCATTGCGCGATAAAGTAATGAGCAACGCTTTGTATTTTCGTGAGGGTATGACCAAAGCCGGTTTTGACATAAAACCCGGTATTCATCCCATTACTCCGGTAATGCTATACGATGCAAAATTAGCGCAAACATTTGCCGAAAAATTATTGGCCGAAGGAATTTATGTTATTGGATTTTTCTATCCTGTGGTTCCAAAAGATTTGGCGCGCATACGCGTTCAAATATCGGCAGCACATGAACTGCATCATCTCGATAAAGCGATTGCCGCATTTACAAAAGTGGGCAAAGAACTTGGCGTGCTAAAATAA
- the ccoN gene encoding cytochrome-c oxidase, cbb3-type subunit I yields MQLEKFSYDNKIVKMFAYATMLWALVGMLAGLWIAFALAYPSLNLGIPYTSFGRLRPLHTNAVIFAFVGNGIFMGVYYSLQRLCKARMFSDALSKIHFWGWQLIIVSAALTLPFGITTGKEYAELEWPIDIAIALIWVVFGWNMFGTIIKRRERHLYVAIWFYIATFVTVAMLHIVNSFELPISFLKSYSWYAGVQDALVQWWYGHNAVAFFLTTPYLGLMYYFIPKVAQRPVYSYRLSIIHFWALIFLYIWAGPHHLLYTALPDWAQSLGVAFSVMLIAPSWGGMINGLLTLRGAWDKVREDVVLKFMVVAVTAYGMATFEGPMLSLKSVNAIAHFTDWIVAHVHVGALGWNGFLTFGILYWLIPKMFRTELFSKKMANWHFWIGTLGIVFYAVPMYWAGFEQSKMWKQFTPEGQLQYQFLETVTYMKPFYIMRSIGGTLYLLGAIIMVYNLIKTIKAGSFLANEEAEAPALEKVYTKHSSDHWHRIIERKPIQMLLVSLIVVVIGGVIEMVPTFLVQSNIPTISSVKPYTPLELQGRDIYIREGCYTCHSQMVRPFRSETARYGEYSKAGEFVYDHPFQWGSKRTGPDLARIGGKYPDSWHYNHMLDPRSMEQQSIMPSYEWMLDNELDTSTTGAKIRAMITLGVPYANGYDKIANQDLINQENSIVEGLKKDKIETLPNKEIVAMIAYLQRIGKDIKAQPITPTNAK; encoded by the coding sequence ATGCAACTAGAAAAGTTTTCATACGACAACAAAATTGTAAAAATGTTTGCGTATGCCACCATGCTATGGGCGCTTGTTGGCATGCTGGCCGGGCTTTGGATAGCCTTCGCATTGGCATATCCTTCCTTAAATTTAGGAATACCCTACACTTCCTTTGGGCGATTACGGCCCTTGCACACGAATGCTGTAATTTTTGCATTTGTTGGAAACGGCATTTTTATGGGGGTGTATTATTCGCTCCAACGCTTGTGCAAAGCGAGGATGTTTAGCGATGCGCTAAGCAAAATTCACTTTTGGGGATGGCAATTAATTATTGTTTCGGCAGCGCTTACGCTTCCGTTCGGAATTACAACCGGAAAAGAATATGCCGAATTAGAGTGGCCTATTGATATTGCCATTGCTTTAATATGGGTAGTCTTTGGTTGGAATATGTTTGGAACCATTATCAAACGTAGAGAGCGCCATTTATACGTGGCCATTTGGTTTTACATCGCCACCTTTGTAACGGTAGCCATGTTGCACATTGTTAACTCTTTTGAACTTCCAATTTCTTTCTTAAAAAGTTACAGTTGGTATGCGGGTGTTCAGGATGCCCTGGTACAATGGTGGTATGGACACAATGCGGTTGCATTCTTTTTAACTACTCCTTATTTAGGTTTGATGTATTACTTTATTCCCAAAGTTGCTCAACGACCTGTTTATTCTTATCGACTTTCTATCATTCACTTTTGGGCACTTATCTTTTTATACATCTGGGCCGGGCCACACCACTTACTGTATACGGCTTTACCGGATTGGGCGCAATCTTTAGGAGTTGCATTTTCGGTAATGTTAATTGCTCCATCGTGGGGAGGTATGATAAACGGATTGCTCACCTTGCGCGGTGCATGGGATAAAGTACGTGAGGATGTAGTGTTGAAATTTATGGTAGTAGCTGTAACTGCTTACGGTATGGCAACCTTTGAAGGTCCAATGCTATCGTTGAAAAGTGTTAACGCAATTGCGCATTTTACCGATTGGATAGTAGCGCACGTTCACGTTGGCGCCTTAGGATGGAATGGATTCCTCACTTTCGGAATTTTATATTGGCTCATCCCCAAAATGTTTAGAACAGAATTGTTTTCTAAGAAAATGGCAAACTGGCATTTCTGGATTGGAACCTTAGGTATAGTATTTTATGCAGTGCCTATGTATTGGGCCGGATTTGAACAAAGTAAAATGTGGAAACAATTTACTCCGGAAGGTCAATTGCAATACCAGTTTTTAGAAACGGTTACTTACATGAAACCATTCTACATCATGCGTTCAATTGGAGGTACGTTGTATTTGCTTGGAGCGATAATTATGGTTTACAACTTAATTAAGACTATTAAAGCAGGTTCATTCCTCGCTAATGAAGAAGCAGAAGCTCCGGCTTTGGAGAAAGTATACACCAAACACAGTAGTGATCACTGGCACCGCATCATCGAACGTAAGCCTATTCAAATGCTTTTGGTGAGTTTAATTGTAGTGGTTATAGGCGGTGTAATTGAAATGGTACCTACATTTTTGGTTCAGTCCAATATCCCTACTATTTCTAGTGTGAAACCCTATACACCCTTAGAATTACAGGGAAGGGACATTTATATTCGGGAAGGATGTTATACCTGTCACTCTCAAATGGTACGCCCCTTCCGTTCAGAAACAGCACGCTACGGTGAGTATTCAAAAGCAGGTGAATTTGTGTATGATCATCCGTTCCAATGGGGTTCAAAACGAACCGGTCCGGATTTGGCGCGCATTGGCGGAAAATATCCAGACTCATGGCATTATAACCACATGCTGGATCCGAGATCAATGGAGCAACAATCGATTATGCCAAGCTATGAATGGATGCTGGATAATGAATTAGATACGAGTACAACAGGTGCAAAAATTAGAGCCATGATAACGCTAGGGGTTCCCTATGCAAATGGTTATGATAAGATTGCCAACCAAGATTTAATTAATCAGGAAAATAGCATCGTGGAGGGTTTGAAAAAAGACAAAATCGAAACACTTCCTAACAAGGAAATAGTTGCAATGATTGCTTATTTGCAACGCATCGGAAAGGATATTAAAGCACAACCCATAACTCCAACAAACGCAAAATGA
- a CDS encoding DUF1987 domain-containing protein codes for MDALLIEATEFSPKIYFNPTENKFEIRGESRPENTSKFYAQLIHWVEQWKMDLSANPPAKHFIFEFRFDYFNSTSAKFILDFLQKLNELVHLISDLKIGIRWYYDARDEDMRESGEEFSHLVDLPFEFVTL; via the coding sequence ATGGATGCCTTACTCATAGAAGCCACAGAATTCTCGCCTAAAATTTATTTTAATCCAACTGAAAATAAATTCGAAATAAGAGGAGAATCACGTCCGGAAAATACCTCGAAATTTTATGCACAATTAATACATTGGGTAGAACAATGGAAAATGGATTTAAGTGCAAACCCTCCAGCCAAGCATTTTATATTTGAGTTTCGATTTGACTATTTTAATTCCACCTCCGCAAAATTTATTCTTGATTTTTTGCAAAAGCTAAATGAATTAGTGCACTTAATTTCGGATTTAAAAATTGGTATACGTTGGTATTATGATGCACGCGATGAGGACATGAGAGAATCGGGTGAAGAATTTTCGCACTTGGTAGATTTGCCTTTCGAGTTTGTTACACTGTAA